From the Wolbachia endosymbiont (group B) of Protocalliphora azurea genome, one window contains:
- the ubiA gene encoding 4-hydroxybenzoate octaprenyltransferase, translating into MYFNHYFSLMRIHSLTGLWLVLFSSLSGILLASTSLSYQALFLLVLFTIGAFLMRPAGCIINDIFDREIDAHVERTKYRPLASGALNIKQALALLSLLLSIALVILLLTNKTTLILGIISMCMIVIYPLLKRYVWWPQLFLGFTFNMGSLMGSAAITNQISIESLLFYIGCVFWTLSYDTIYAHQDKKDDEKLGMKSTALYFGNTTKSWLKRFYLISLMAWLYAGILSSLNNIFYIALLAIGFIFHHQHKNFNPDDSNQCMSIFKNNSQIGLLLFFGILLDRILNSTFVSVQMHG; encoded by the coding sequence ATGTATTTCAACCATTATTTCTCATTAATGAGAATACACAGTTTAACAGGTTTGTGGCTTGTGCTATTTTCTAGCTTAAGCGGCATTCTTTTAGCCTCAACTTCTCTATCGTATCAGGCTCTTTTTCTCCTTGTTTTGTTTACTATAGGTGCATTTTTAATGAGACCCGCAGGGTGCATAATCAATGATATCTTCGATAGAGAAATAGATGCGCACGTTGAACGAACAAAATATAGGCCACTTGCAAGTGGTGCATTAAACATAAAGCAGGCTTTGGCTTTACTTTCACTGTTACTGTCTATTGCCCTGGTAATCTTATTATTAACCAATAAAACTACTCTTATACTTGGAATAATTTCAATGTGCATGATAGTTATCTACCCCTTGCTAAAGCGTTACGTTTGGTGGCCACAATTGTTTTTAGGGTTTACTTTCAACATGGGATCACTCATGGGTTCAGCAGCAATAACAAACCAGATTAGCATAGAATCCTTGCTATTTTATATAGGATGCGTCTTTTGGACGCTTAGTTATGATACTATATACGCTCATCAAGATAAAAAAGATGATGAGAAATTAGGAATGAAATCTACTGCATTATATTTTGGCAATACAACAAAATCTTGGTTGAAAAGATTTTATTTAATATCCTTAATGGCATGGTTGTACGCTGGTATACTATCATCATTAAATAACATCTTTTATATTGCTTTACTTGCCATAGGATTCATATTTCACCACCAACACAAAAATTTCAATCCAGACGATTCTAATCAATGCATGTCCATATTTAAAAATAATTCCCAGATAGGACTCCTGCTCTTTTTCGGTATCCTTTTAGATAGAATTCTAAATTCTACTTTTGTATCCGTTCAGATGCATGGCTAA
- a CDS encoding IS256 family transposase: MSQANRTTGLVDYKELETNILSSIREGRPLTGRDGALTPFIKRLLEASLEGEIESHMSAKSEENNRRNGRNAKTLRTSSGSFELLTPRDREGSFEPQIVKKRQTSLHPELEAKVLSTYASGMGYRDIASHVEEIYDHKISAAEISNITDKLLPIINEWRSRPLQSVYPIVFMDGMFFKVKEDGHCVSKCMYNILGINQNGRKEVLGFYLAESEGANFWLGVLNDLKERGVEDILIACVDGLKSFPAAINSVFPSAEVQLCIVHQIRNSLKYVSSKDVKVFMNDLKKIYRASSKEIAENYLLELEEKWGEKYPLVIKSWQNNWENLSSYFKYSGPVRKLIYTTNPIEGLHRQIRKFTKTKGSFTSTNALYKQVYCAIKKVEQRWIMALPNWALTMSQLDIFFPDRLKIELN, encoded by the coding sequence ATGAGTCAAGCAAATAGAACTACTGGTTTGGTAGATTATAAAGAATTAGAAACAAATATCCTGTCATCTATACGAGAAGGAAGACCATTGACAGGAAGAGATGGAGCATTAACACCGTTTATAAAAAGGCTGCTAGAGGCAAGTCTGGAAGGTGAAATAGAAAGCCACATGTCAGCTAAAAGTGAAGAAAATAACCGAAGAAATGGAAGGAATGCAAAAACTTTACGTACAAGTTCAGGCTCATTTGAACTATTAACACCAAGAGACAGAGAAGGAAGCTTTGAACCGCAAATAGTCAAAAAAAGGCAAACAAGCCTACATCCAGAACTTGAAGCAAAGGTCTTAAGTACATACGCCAGTGGCATGGGATACAGAGACATAGCTTCACACGTTGAGGAAATATATGACCATAAAATATCAGCAGCAGAGATATCCAATATTACTGATAAACTGCTACCAATAATCAATGAATGGCGCAGCCGTCCATTGCAATCAGTGTATCCAATAGTGTTCATGGATGGCATGTTTTTTAAGGTCAAGGAGGACGGACATTGCGTAAGTAAATGCATGTATAATATATTGGGTATAAATCAAAATGGCAGAAAAGAAGTATTAGGTTTTTATCTGGCTGAAAGTGAGGGAGCTAACTTCTGGTTGGGAGTTTTAAATGACCTCAAAGAAAGAGGAGTAGAAGATATTCTGATTGCATGTGTAGATGGGCTAAAAAGCTTTCCTGCAGCCATCAACAGTGTATTTCCCAGTGCAGAAGTGCAGCTATGTATAGTACACCAAATAAGAAATTCTCTGAAATATGTATCCAGTAAAGATGTAAAAGTTTTCATGAATGATCTGAAAAAAATATATCGTGCTTCAAGTAAAGAAATTGCTGAGAATTATCTGCTTGAGCTGGAAGAAAAATGGGGAGAAAAGTATCCTTTAGTTATAAAATCCTGGCAGAACAATTGGGAAAACTTATCCAGTTATTTTAAGTATTCTGGGCCAGTTAGGAAGCTGATTTACACCACTAATCCAATTGAGGGGTTGCATAGACAAATCAGGAAATTTACTAAAACTAAGGGTTCATTTACTAGTACAAATGCCTTGTACAAACAGGTATATTGTGCTATAAAAAAGGTAGAGCAAAGGTGGATTATGGCTCTCCCTAATTGGGCTTTAACTATGTCTCAACTTGATATTTTCTTTCCAGATAGATTGAAAATTGAGTTGAACTAA
- a CDS encoding ribosome-binding factor A yields MKKEIRNLKVASVLHRAISKVLMEGNVLNEKVVVSDVKLSKDLKKADVYIVLSSLNIQNDNDDISTVVNEMNQSAWSIRKSILCYVDLRFIPELVFKPDLAFDNFVNVSKILHNHT; encoded by the coding sequence ATGAAAAAGGAAATTAGAAACCTAAAAGTAGCATCGGTATTACATAGGGCAATATCAAAAGTCTTAATGGAAGGTAATGTTCTTAATGAAAAAGTAGTAGTATCTGATGTAAAGCTAAGCAAAGATTTGAAGAAAGCAGATGTATATATTGTGTTATCTTCATTAAACATCCAAAATGATAATGATGATATCAGCACTGTTGTTAATGAAATGAACCAATCTGCATGGTCAATACGTAAATCTATATTGTGTTATGTTGATTTGCGATTTATACCTGAGTTAGTTTTTAAGCCTGATTTAGCATTCGATAATTTTGTCAATGTAAGCAAAATATTACATAATCACACTTAA